The following are encoded together in the Pseudomonadota bacterium genome:
- a CDS encoding YifB family Mg chelatase-like AAA ATPase has protein sequence MISRVSTATVYGIDGIKIDVEVDISFGLPAFNIVGLPEMSVKESKERVRAAIRNAGFEFPNDRITINLAPADVRKEGSSFDLPIAVGILISMGIIKEETVRGCLIAGELSLDGRIKGIRGVLPIAILAAQEGVKSLIAPLVNGNEASIVKGLKVYGANHLIDIVHYFLGDGDLKEFYGKDNLPDEHTGNAGLNFSDIKGQALAKRALEISASGGHNVLMIGPPGSGKTMLARRMPTILPPLHYEEAIETTKIHSIAGLLSTDKYLILERPFRTPHHTISDAGMVGGGHVPKPGEVSLAHNGVLFLDEFPEFKRNVLDSLRQPLEDGNVTISRITHSITFPAKFMLIAAMNPCPCGYWGDSRRACTCTGSQIRKHRSRISGPLLDRMDMHIEVPPVTVRELSIDKEEEPSEKIRERVLDARRIQEDRFKGRKIYSNSHMTPRMIKKYCAMDNGGSMLLENAVDKFGLSPRAYHRILKVARTIADLDNMEHIDEPHLAEAIQYRSLDKRMVV, from the coding sequence ATGATTTCAAGGGTTTCTACTGCAACAGTCTACGGTATCGATGGGATCAAAATAGATGTTGAAGTCGATATATCATTCGGTTTGCCTGCTTTTAATATCGTCGGGTTACCGGAAATGTCCGTTAAAGAAAGCAAAGAGAGGGTTAGGGCAGCAATAAGAAATGCCGGCTTTGAATTCCCTAACGACAGGATCACAATCAATCTCGCACCGGCAGATGTAAGAAAAGAAGGATCATCATTTGATCTTCCCATAGCCGTGGGTATACTTATTTCAATGGGCATCATAAAGGAAGAAACAGTGAGAGGATGCCTTATTGCCGGGGAGTTATCCCTTGACGGCAGAATTAAAGGCATCAGAGGGGTACTGCCCATAGCCATACTTGCTGCCCAGGAAGGAGTTAAAAGCCTGATAGCGCCCCTTGTGAACGGCAACGAAGCTTCTATTGTAAAGGGATTGAAAGTATACGGAGCAAATCATCTCATAGATATTGTTCATTATTTCCTGGGGGACGGGGACCTAAAGGAGTTTTACGGAAAAGATAATTTGCCGGATGAACATACCGGCAATGCAGGATTAAATTTTTCGGATATAAAAGGTCAGGCGCTGGCAAAACGGGCTCTTGAGATATCTGCGAGCGGAGGTCATAATGTCCTTATGATCGGGCCTCCCGGCTCAGGCAAAACCATGCTTGCGAGGAGGATGCCGACAATACTGCCGCCGCTTCATTACGAAGAAGCGATAGAAACGACAAAGATACACAGTATTGCCGGCCTTCTTAGCACCGATAAATACCTTATTCTTGAACGCCCCTTCAGGACACCCCACCATACTATTTCAGATGCAGGCATGGTGGGCGGAGGCCATGTTCCTAAACCCGGAGAGGTCAGTCTTGCCCATAATGGCGTGTTGTTTCTTGATGAATTCCCTGAGTTTAAAAGGAATGTTCTTGATTCATTGCGGCAGCCTCTTGAGGACGGCAATGTAACAATTTCACGGATTACGCACTCGATAACCTTCCCGGCAAAATTTATGCTTATTGCAGCAATGAATCCCTGTCCCTGCGGCTACTGGGGAGATTCAAGAAGGGCGTGTACTTGCACCGGGTCACAGATCAGAAAGCACAGGTCAAGGATTTCCGGGCCTCTCCTTGACAGAATGGATATGCACATTGAAGTACCTCCCGTCACGGTGAGAGAACTGTCAATTGATAAAGAAGAAGAACCTTCGGAAAAGATAAGAGAGAGGGTGCTGGATGCACGCAGGATTCAGGAAGATCGTTTTAAGGGCAGGAAAATATATTCAAATAGTCATATGACACCGCGCATGATAAAAAAATACTGTGCCATGGATAATGGCGGGAGCATGCTTCTCGAAAACGCGGTTGACAAATTCGGCCTTTCTCCCCGTGCCTATCATAGAATCCTGAAGGTTGCCCGCACTATTGCCGACCTGGATAATATGGAACATATAGATGAGCCGCACCTTGCCGAAGCAATCCAGTACAGGTCGCTGGATAAAAGGATGGTTGTTTAA
- a CDS encoding NAD-dependent deacylase, with translation MDDYRKIADIIKERGDVVAFTGAGISVDSGIPAFRGGQGLWDKYDPMEYAHIGAFNSNPEKVWLMLREMSWVILDAKPSPAHIALGELEKKGFLKAVITQNVDGLHQAGGNSNVIEYHGSHRWFVCLSCSKRVPLTHGIIDIHPYPICEKCNRALKPDVVFFGESIPFKAMIKANVEAERCKVMFVIGTSGVVYPAADLPHTSKSRGAIIIEINPEQTPFTSSITDYFFKGTASVILPKILEYLE, from the coding sequence ATGGATGATTATCGCAAGATAGCTGATATAATAAAGGAAAGAGGGGATGTGGTTGCTTTTACCGGTGCGGGTATATCTGTAGACAGCGGCATCCCGGCATTCCGCGGCGGCCAGGGATTATGGGACAAATACGACCCCATGGAGTATGCCCATATAGGGGCTTTTAACAGCAACCCGGAAAAAGTATGGTTAATGCTTCGAGAAATGTCCTGGGTAATCCTGGATGCAAAGCCGAGCCCTGCCCATATTGCATTGGGTGAATTAGAAAAAAAAGGCTTTTTAAAGGCTGTTATAACGCAGAATGTGGATGGTCTCCATCAGGCAGGAGGAAACAGCAATGTCATAGAGTATCATGGAAGCCACAGATGGTTTGTATGCCTTAGTTGTTCGAAAAGAGTTCCCCTTACGCACGGTATCATTGATATACACCCTTATCCGATATGTGAGAAATGTAACAGAGCATTAAAACCTGATGTGGTTTTTTTCGGGGAGAGCATTCCCTTTAAGGCCATGATAAAGGCAAATGTAGAAGCGGAGAGATGTAAGGTAATGTTTGTTATAGGAACATCAGGAGTGGTATACCCGGCAGCAGATTTGCCGCATACATCAAAGTCCCGCGGGGCAATCATAATTGAAATCAATCCTGAGCAGACCCCCTTTACCTCATCGATCACTGATTATTTTTTCAAAGGTACAGCATCGGTTATATTGCCGAAAATCTTGGAATATTTGGAATAA
- a CDS encoding mannose-1-phosphate guanylyltransferase, translated as MAKNKSSALAKATSSGNKDSRMPGSRAIDHTYCIIMAGGKGERFWPLSTDLIPKPFLNIVGGKSMIQLTVERAGRIVPLNRIFIVLGKDHLNIAKKQLGVLPEENFIVEPDGRDTAPCIGYSAIFMLKKDKDAVMIVLPADQYVPDVDSFADVISEGIRCAKAGDYFVTIGIKPSRPETGYGYIHAYEKFDIVRDSTCFKVNRYVEKPDLKKAMEYLEEGNYYWNGGIFVWRADAVMRGIKRYMPDLYSGLMQISDAYKVNQKEEAELIFKTLPRKSIDYGLMEKAENVLMIPSRFAWDDVGTWSSLTRVFEPDEKGNYTKGDVTQIDTKDCVLFSDNIRVGTIGVSNLIIVASENGVLVCDINRVQEVREIVKQLNS; from the coding sequence ATGGCAAAGAATAAATCTTCGGCATTAGCAAAAGCTACCTCCTCTGGAAATAAAGACAGCAGAATGCCGGGTTCCAGGGCAATTGACCACACATACTGCATTATCATGGCCGGAGGAAAAGGTGAGCGGTTCTGGCCTTTAAGTACAGATCTTATACCAAAACCGTTTCTGAATATCGTCGGCGGTAAAAGTATGATACAACTCACTGTTGAAAGAGCCGGTCGAATAGTGCCTTTAAACAGGATTTTTATTGTCCTTGGCAAAGATCATCTGAATATTGCAAAAAAACAGCTTGGAGTTTTGCCTGAAGAGAATTTTATTGTTGAGCCCGATGGAAGGGATACTGCCCCCTGCATAGGCTATTCAGCTATTTTTATGCTTAAAAAAGATAAGGATGCTGTAATGATTGTGCTCCCTGCCGATCAATATGTCCCTGATGTAGACAGTTTTGCAGATGTTATCTCAGAGGGCATAAGATGTGCAAAAGCAGGGGATTATTTTGTCACAATAGGGATAAAACCATCGAGGCCTGAAACAGGATACGGTTATATACATGCTTACGAAAAGTTTGATATTGTAAGGGATTCAACATGTTTCAAGGTAAACAGATATGTAGAGAAGCCTGATTTAAAAAAGGCGATGGAATATCTGGAAGAAGGCAATTATTACTGGAATGGAGGTATTTTTGTCTGGCGTGCTGATGCTGTTATGAGGGGTATCAAAAGATATATGCCTGATTTGTATAGCGGACTTATGCAAATCAGTGATGCATACAAGGTGAATCAAAAGGAAGAAGCTGAACTTATTTTTAAAACCCTCCCTAGAAAGTCCATAGACTACGGGCTTATGGAAAAGGCAGAGAATGTTTTAATGATCCCTTCCCGGTTTGCCTGGGATGATGTAGGTACATGGTCTTCACTGACAAGGGTATTTGAACCTGATGAAAAAGGGAATTATACAAAGGGCGATGTAACTCAAATAGACACAAAGGATTGTGTACTATTCAGCGATAATATAAGAGTGGGGACTATAGGTGTTTCCAATCTCATCATTGTTGCATCGGAAAACGGTGTGCTTGTTTGTGATATTAACAGGGTTCAGGAAGTAAGGGAGATAGTGAAACAACTTAACTCTTAA
- a CDS encoding Crp/Fnr family transcriptional regulator produces MDIKKFIGEVPLFKGLTEKQLQALSDIGLNCTFKKGQTIFSDGDEANGFHVLQKGRVKIYKLSYEGKEQILHIFGHGEPFGEAPVFAGERFPAHAEALEDSTTIFFPRIVFVELINKDPLIAMNMLAILSQRLKRFTQLVENLSLKEVPQRLAAYILYSVEDKKDDDSLELNIAKGQLASILGTIPETLSRILSKMVNQDLIRVQGRTIKLINKKGLEELSYGERVLS; encoded by the coding sequence ATGGATATAAAGAAGTTTATCGGGGAAGTTCCTCTTTTTAAAGGATTGACAGAAAAACAACTCCAGGCATTATCCGATATCGGGCTGAACTGCACATTCAAAAAAGGTCAGACAATATTTTCCGATGGTGATGAAGCAAACGGTTTTCATGTACTGCAAAAGGGACGCGTTAAAATTTATAAACTCTCTTATGAAGGGAAGGAACAGATTCTACATATTTTCGGTCATGGTGAACCCTTTGGGGAAGCGCCGGTCTTTGCCGGTGAAAGGTTCCCGGCGCACGCTGAAGCTCTGGAAGATAGTACAACAATCTTTTTCCCAAGGATTGTATTTGTGGAACTGATAAATAAAGATCCGCTGATTGCCATGAATATGCTGGCTATTCTCTCACAAAGACTGAAACGATTCACACAGCTTGTAGAGAACCTCTCTCTCAAAGAGGTGCCGCAGCGGCTTGCCGCCTACATACTGTATTCAGTTGAAGATAAAAAGGATGATGACAGCCTTGAGTTGAATATTGCAAAGGGTCAACTGGCAAGCATACTCGGCACTATCCCTGAAACACTTTCCCGTATTTTAAGCAAAATGGTCAATCAGGATCTCATTCGTGTCCAGGGACGTACAATCAAACTTATCAACAAAAAAGGACTTGAAGAACTTTCATACGGGGAGAGGGTACTGTCTTAG
- a CDS encoding response regulator — protein sequence MKEKTILLVEDNPNDVTLTLRALKKNNIKNDVIVARDGAEALDCLFGTGVYTDQDVSTLPVLILLDLKLPRISGIEVLQRLRSDERTKLVPVVILTTSKEEQDLIDGYRFGANSYIQKPVDFNNFIEAVRQLELYWLVLNEPPPAGGK from the coding sequence ATGAAGGAGAAAACAATTCTTCTTGTCGAAGATAATCCGAATGATGTAACACTTACCCTTCGTGCATTGAAGAAGAATAATATTAAGAACGACGTAATTGTTGCACGGGATGGTGCTGAGGCACTGGATTGTCTTTTTGGTACCGGTGTATATACTGATCAGGACGTAAGTACTTTGCCGGTCCTTATCCTCCTTGACCTGAAACTCCCAAGGATAAGCGGCATCGAGGTATTGCAGCGCCTGCGTTCGGATGAACGGACAAAGCTTGTCCCCGTAGTAATCCTTACCACATCCAAAGAGGAGCAGGATCTTATCGACGGTTACCGTTTCGGTGCAAACAGTTATATACAGAAACCTGTGGATTTCAACAATTTTATCGAAGCCGTCAGGCAACTGGAACTATACTGGTTAGTGTTGAATGAACCTCCTCCTGCCGGAGGCAAGTAG
- a CDS encoding P1 family peptidase has product MLNTITDVSGILVGHATDLTGYTGCTVILCEEGAVCGLDVRGSASGTRQVDSLNLSHIVEQVHAVLLCGGSSFGLDAATGVMRFLEEKGIGFDVGIARIPIIPAAVIFDLFFGDAKARPTAAMGYDACVNAKETFDEGSVGAGTGATVGKLFEISRAMKGGVGTSSIIMPDGLIVGALVIVNAFGDIIDNITGKVIAGARMSQDSLEFAHTSDSLKKGYTKKQFGLINTTLGVVATNARFNKRDITKVAQISQCGLIKTISPVHTTFDGDLIFALSLGKIEADINRVGVLSEFVIAEAVKRAIKKADGFKIVPAFRDMNKGWKTS; this is encoded by the coding sequence ATGCTGAATACAATTACCGATGTAAGCGGGATCCTGGTTGGTCATGCAACCGATCTTACCGGTTATACAGGATGCACAGTAATTCTTTGTGAAGAAGGTGCAGTCTGCGGGCTGGATGTCAGGGGAAGCGCTTCCGGTACAAGGCAGGTTGACTCGCTCAATTTAAGCCATATCGTAGAACAGGTTCATGCAGTACTTTTATGCGGAGGAAGTTCCTTCGGCCTTGATGCTGCAACAGGGGTTATGAGATTTCTTGAAGAAAAGGGCATTGGTTTTGACGTAGGAATAGCAAGGATCCCCATTATTCCCGCTGCTGTTATATTTGACCTCTTTTTCGGGGATGCAAAGGCAAGACCGACGGCGGCAATGGGTTATGATGCCTGTGTCAATGCAAAAGAAACGTTTGACGAAGGAAGTGTGGGTGCAGGCACAGGCGCTACAGTTGGGAAACTTTTTGAAATCTCAAGGGCAATGAAGGGGGGTGTCGGCACAAGCAGTATTATAATGCCGGATGGTTTAATCGTCGGCGCCCTTGTAATTGTTAATGCCTTTGGCGATATTATAGACAACATAACCGGAAAAGTTATAGCAGGCGCACGGATGTCGCAGGATAGCCTCGAATTTGCTCACACATCTGATTCCCTTAAAAAGGGTTATACCAAAAAGCAGTTCGGTCTCATTAATACAACGCTTGGCGTTGTTGCCACAAATGCCCGCTTTAATAAGAGGGACATCACGAAAGTTGCCCAGATATCACAGTGCGGATTAATAAAGACAATAAGTCCTGTTCATACCACCTTTGATGGGGATCTTATTTTTGCCCTTTCATTGGGTAAAATAGAAGCCGATATCAACAGAGTTGGCGTACTGAGTGAATTTGTCATTGCAGAAGCCGTAAAAAGGGCGATAAAAAAGGCAGATGGTTTTAAGATCGTACCTGCCTTTCGGGATATGAACAAAGGTTGGAAGACTTCATAA
- a CDS encoding response regulator produces the protein MEKPLRVLIVEDSEDDTLLIVRELKRGGYKPVFERVDSPDAMISALDREERDIIIADYTMPHFSGTEALNLYNNKKLDIPFILVSGTIGDDVGVEAMISGAHDYICKNNLSRLVPAINRELKESRIRIARKSADHALQKAHDELEKRVKERTAELAAANETLKSEIKERKRVEKVLRVSKRELMFRNRISDIFLSVLDESLYEKVLDVILETVKSKSGIFGYINKDGDMACPSLNGNAWERCEISGKATIFPRNTWGDSIWGKTIREKKSYCINEPFYVPYGHIPITRALAVPILYHGESIGIIIVANKTVNYNIDDQKILEATARKMAPVLNARIQADVQELKRREAQEALRESEEKYRSVVEESLVGVYVIQNNMLVYANSKFCEIYGYTYEEVVNKCTLSSFVHSDDRHILDEYMRRRKEGKTDSLEHEFRGMHKSGKIIILKGFGRVFLYQGRPAVMGTLIEITREKMLEQQLHHSQKMEAIGTLAGGIAHDFNNILAAMIGFTEMLKGRIPVESDVQRYVEHVLKAGIRGRDLVRQILTFSRQGEQELKPVQLSLVIQEPLKLLRASIPSTIDIRQEIRSTSMALADPTQIHQVLMNLSTNAAHAMREKGGTLSIELSDFIFLSPLDAPHQDMVPGSYVKLSIIDTGCGMEPEVMARIFDPFFTTKTAGEGTGLGLSVVHGIVKSHNGFITVESESGKGSAFNIFLPKTEQDCQAISETDSAIPGGHECVLIVDDEDTLIEMEKRTLAKLGYTVIPKTDSREALSAFKKEPDKFDLVITDQTMPHITGIDLAKELISIRPDIPIILCTGFSEKVNADSSKALGIRGFLMKPFTIQEIAKIIRSVLNTK, from the coding sequence ATGGAAAAACCTCTTCGAGTGTTAATTGTAGAAGATTCCGAGGACGATACCCTGCTTATTGTACGTGAGTTGAAACGGGGCGGGTATAAACCTGTTTTTGAACGGGTCGACTCCCCCGATGCCATGATTTCCGCCCTTGACAGGGAGGAGCGGGATATAATCATTGCAGACTATACGATGCCTCATTTCAGTGGAACTGAAGCGCTAAATCTTTACAACAATAAAAAATTGGACATCCCCTTTATCCTTGTCTCAGGAACTATCGGCGATGATGTAGGTGTTGAGGCAATGATATCCGGAGCCCATGACTACATCTGCAAGAACAATCTTTCCCGTCTTGTACCGGCAATTAACAGGGAACTGAAAGAGTCCCGGATACGCATTGCCCGCAAATCTGCCGATCATGCCCTGCAGAAAGCACACGATGAACTGGAAAAAAGGGTAAAGGAAAGAACAGCAGAGCTAGCTGCTGCAAACGAAACCCTGAAATCAGAGATCAAAGAACGTAAACGTGTTGAAAAGGTTCTCCGGGTTTCAAAGCGGGAGCTTATGTTCAGGAATCGGATATCGGATATTTTCCTTTCTGTTCTTGATGAGAGTTTATATGAAAAAGTTCTTGATGTTATTCTGGAAACTGTAAAAAGCAAGTCCGGTATATTCGGTTACATCAATAAAGACGGGGACATGGCATGCCCTTCTCTGAATGGCAATGCATGGGAGAGATGCGAAATTTCCGGTAAAGCCACTATTTTCCCCCGTAACACCTGGGGGGATAGCATCTGGGGTAAGACAATCAGAGAAAAAAAGAGTTACTGTATCAATGAGCCCTTTTACGTGCCCTACGGGCATATCCCCATCACAAGGGCTTTAGCAGTCCCTATCCTTTATCATGGGGAATCAATCGGCATTATTATTGTTGCCAATAAGACAGTGAATTATAATATAGACGATCAAAAGATACTGGAGGCAACAGCCCGAAAGATGGCGCCTGTTCTCAACGCAAGAATTCAAGCGGATGTTCAGGAATTAAAGCGGAGGGAGGCACAGGAAGCGCTTCGGGAATCCGAAGAAAAATACCGGAGTGTTGTTGAAGAATCACTGGTGGGTGTGTATGTAATACAGAATAATATGCTCGTATATGCAAACAGCAAATTCTGCGAAATCTACGGATATACGTATGAAGAAGTTGTGAATAAATGTACCCTCAGCAGTTTTGTCCACTCCGATGACAGACACATCCTCGACGAGTATATGAGGCGACGGAAAGAAGGCAAAACAGACTCTTTGGAACATGAATTCCGCGGTATGCATAAGAGCGGAAAGATAATTATACTGAAGGGCTTTGGCCGCGTATTCCTCTACCAGGGCCGTCCTGCCGTTATGGGAACACTCATAGAAATTACCAGAGAGAAAATGTTGGAACAGCAACTCCACCATTCACAGAAAATGGAAGCAATCGGCACCCTTGCAGGAGGCATTGCCCATGATTTCAATAACATTCTGGCAGCCATGATCGGTTTTACAGAGATGTTAAAGGGGCGTATCCCGGTGGAAAGCGATGTACAACGCTATGTGGAACATGTCCTGAAGGCCGGCATAAGAGGACGAGATCTTGTAAGGCAGATACTCACCTTCAGCAGGCAGGGAGAGCAGGAACTGAAGCCTGTACAGTTGAGTCTTGTAATCCAGGAGCCCCTTAAGCTTCTCAGGGCATCAATCCCTTCCACTATCGATATCAGGCAGGAGATCAGGAGTACCTCCATGGCACTTGCCGACCCCACTCAAATACATCAGGTGCTTATGAATCTTTCCACCAATGCAGCCCATGCTATGCGCGAAAAAGGGGGAACCCTGAGCATTGAACTTTCCGATTTCATATTTTTATCCCCGCTTGATGCCCCGCACCAGGACATGGTCCCGGGATCATATGTGAAGCTTTCAATTATTGATACAGGATGTGGTATGGAGCCGGAGGTTATGGCACGTATATTTGATCCTTTTTTTACAACAAAAACAGCAGGGGAAGGAACCGGTCTCGGCCTTTCGGTAGTACACGGGATTGTAAAAAGTCACAATGGTTTTATCACTGTTGAGAGTGAAAGTGGAAAGGGCTCTGCCTTCAACATCTTTCTTCCGAAGACAGAGCAGGACTGTCAGGCAATTAGCGAGACTGATTCGGCTATACCAGGGGGTCACGAATGTGTTCTGATTGTGGACGATGAGGATACACTGATCGAGATGGAAAAACGTACACTTGCAAAACTCGGCTATACGGTGATCCCTAAAACAGATAGCCGGGAAGCGCTTTCAGCCTTTAAAAAAGAACCGGATAAGTTTGACCTCGTTATTACCGATCAAACAATGCCCCACATAACAGGTATTGATCTGGCAAAGGAGCTTATTTCCATAAGGCCGGACATACCGATTATCCTCTGCACCGGTTTCAGCGAAAAGGTCAATGCAGATTCGTCAAAGGCCCTGGGTATCAGGGGCTTTCTCATGAAACCCTTTACCATACAGGAAATTGCAAAGATAATACGCAGTGTATTGAACACAAAATAG
- the purE gene encoding 5-(carboxyamino)imidazole ribonucleotide mutase — translation MEKPKILILIGSDSDLSITEDAVKFLKETGVPFKIDISSAHRNPEKTVEYAKKARQKGVEVIIAIAGMAAHLPGVLASHTTLPVIGVPADGGALNGVDALMSIVQMPKGIPVATVGINASRNAAILACEILSIKYDEIREKLEKMKDDLKKENEEKAAKLSALFH, via the coding sequence ATGGAAAAACCAAAAATACTCATTCTCATCGGAAGTGACAGCGATCTTTCCATAACGGAAGATGCGGTTAAATTCTTAAAAGAAACAGGTGTGCCTTTTAAAATAGATATATCATCTGCTCACCGCAATCCTGAGAAAACTGTTGAATATGCTAAAAAAGCGAGACAGAAGGGAGTGGAAGTAATTATTGCTATAGCCGGTATGGCTGCTCACCTTCCAGGTGTGCTGGCATCGCATACGACACTTCCTGTCATTGGAGTCCCTGCCGATGGCGGAGCCTTAAACGGAGTGGATGCACTTATGTCAATTGTTCAGATGCCTAAGGGGATACCTGTAGCCACAGTAGGTATTAATGCATCGAGAAATGCGGCTATTCTTGCATGTGAGATACTTTCTATTAAATATGATGAGATAAGGGAAAAGCTTGAAAAAATGAAGGATGATCTTAAAAAGGAAAATGAGGAAAAAGCGGCAAAACTGAGTGCGCTTTTTCATTAA